From the genome of Myxocyprinus asiaticus isolate MX2 ecotype Aquarium Trade chromosome 39, UBuf_Myxa_2, whole genome shotgun sequence:
tcttcagtaatcaaaatactttttgaatgtaactgtattctaattaccaatgatttaaattgtaactgtagtggaatacagttacttatattttgtattttaaatacgtaatcccattacaagtattccgttactccccagcccTGCTTCTGGCATGGTGGcaaattgtatggaaaacagttTACTTCTGCTTTTCAAACTCGATGGGTCTATTTAcctcaaatcagcagtaaaatctgacaaaaatggtTTCATAAAATgttcttctttacctcagatcatgTTAAAAATGATATTCATCaggttggtccagctaatgtgcatgcatatTTTCGTGTTAACTGACagaggcaatgtctgtatctgaaaggtgattggctcttttcctGTAAAGCggaacttccttttctacatccaccatattggatgttccaatttctcctattgaTTTTAATGCAAGTGCTCCATCTCTAGATACGTAGTCTGGTCTAGCGCTGTCACACAGACAGGTGTGATTactcaggacacctatttcagtgacaTCTGTCAGGTAACAGGGACATTTTATGAGTGGTATTTTTAAGAAAATCACTTACAACACTGTTGGCTCAACCATTTTACAACTCCATCACTTTGATTAAAATCAATACCTTGGAAATGCTTGAAATACCAATATCCTTCATCTTGAATTTTGCTGTCAACATCTTTTTCACATCAGTACAACATCATTTACACACAGGtaatcatttaatatttatattataatatattacatttattagcCTTTCACCAGTGTCTGATTTCACCTCATATCCTTCTATCTGCTCCATATAAACCTCACAATCAAGTAAATTACATGAAGAAGCTATATTCAGCTTTTTCTCAGGATATGTAGAAATAAAGAAACACTCCAGAAAGTGCAAAAAAGATGTGCTCCATTATTTCATTATGGTAAAACACCTCTAGATGGCACACTCTCTGCAGCATTAAAACCCTCGACAAGCCTATTATACTTTCAACTATTATCACTTGTGTCAAGTCAAATTTGCATGTTTTGAATCATAAAGAAATATGCCAAGACATCAGTATTATAACTACCTACCTTCTGAGTTTCattcttaaagctacactatgtagctttttttattttaaaaacaacaaaattgtattaatgagagagtgcaacaaacaaccatcttccaaaccatgtctttacccaaatacactttcataaacctataataatgatttatattttagagctgtcaggacggatttcgtgggaaattgcatacatacgtcattcgcccgtgcgtgtcaCATCATAttcgtacacagagaaaataagctccggctactgtagctcatgcatggtgtgggagtagcatgaagctgaaagtttgttgtcacaacgaacgagaaaaactgaccatggatcattcaaaacagcaaactTCCGGGGAATCAcaggttgtaaaaacaaagaaaccccgaacagagcagagtctacaagcaaaaatggaaaacaacagagtccgtaataaaacccgaatcaacatcagcttggcatttcagaggtggcgacaactccgagatctgaaaggattcaaaagtgacccagagatggcttttttctcactcaaaggtaagatattttattgacatGGTTTAagtatctgtgtgtgtgaagtgaaatacaataaatatattgtaattggcgcagaacatttcacttgctatcacacatgtgtatttttctttataacggcaatcatttatataaataaatcctttagtcctaggcttgccaaggacatgtgagtcttgaaatgatgttgaccactggtaggtaacaatgacaatctataaattagttactactgtggtctatttggccagaatatcctgcagttataaaaactttacaatgtttgacctcatcagactagcaatcgttatgtctaatgttaacaaacgtttCCTAACTTTtgaagtcatttatttcaaaacatcaatgtttccaataagtcaaaacaacagcataagatatggcacttacctgctcagatgacatgttttggATATCagtctttcgttatttatttgtccattcgctctgataagatttCCTGTATCCATGTGTTCACCTGTGCcacgaaccacattcatccaagcagaggagcagagccgaatcACAACCAAAACTATGTTCTTctgcaagacgcatgcagttttattttttaactgctagagggccaaaagttatagtgtagctttaactgcTGTTGTAACATTGCACATTttctaggggcagtggtggcttggcagttaaggctctgggttaatgactagatggtcaggggttcaagccccaacaccgccacgatgccaccgttgggcccttgagcaaggcccttgaccccatctgctccaggggtgctgtatcatggctgaccctgcgctctgaccccagcttggctgggatatgcaaaaatttctgggggcagtggtagctcagtggttaaggctctgggttactgatcagaggGTTGGagtttcaagccccagcactgccaagatgccactgttgggcccttgagcagggcccttgagcaaggcccttgaccctatctgctccaggggtgctgtatcatggctgaccctgcactctgaccccagcctagctgggatatgtgaaaaagaagaatttcactgtatatgtgcaaatgtgtgataaataaagaaaattattattttagaatatgcttatataaataaaattatttatggtTATACTGGGGTTCCTATGGGAGATAGCAACTTTTTCCTTAGAAAGTTGATATTCAGAATAGTTTTCTACTGAAGCATATTTCCCTTCTTGCATCATCACTCGGCCCATCccactcctttctctctctctctctctctctctctctctctctctctttcatacaaGGGGAAACAGCTACCAGTTGTTCATGCAAAGAGGTTGTTGTGGGCTTTCATAACGCACACCTGAAGAGAGAAGGAAGGAAAACAAGGAAGACAGAAAATGGGTAAGAATCTATGCAATATTCTAAGGGCTGGCAATATTTGTTATACTTATCAAACACATTTTATGATGCAGAAAATGAATAACTGTTTTAAAGACAGTCAGTGCACACTGCTACATAAGAACTGTACCACTGGTGTGAGGGGGGCATTTTATCAATCAGTATAACTGGGCAAAAATGTGTTTATCACTTAAGAAAAAGTCAGGCATTTGTTCTTCCCTCACTCCtttatttgtgtgttattatCTAGCATTCTTCAGAATCTAAACTTGGATCAAGATTGAGCAGCATGACCACTTAAGTTAAAAGCATGGTCTCTAATAGACATTTAACAGACATGGACATCCAATTGAAATTTCTCAGTATGAACTGctttaaaagaaaaattacaaacaATATGCAGTATGTAATAATGTAGTATTCAGTGACTAGTAAAACACATGCAGTGTAATTCAGTGGATGAAATTTGCAATTATACTCTCTAATCATGCAGCAATACTGTGGGGGAGCATTTGCTTAAATGCAAAATAGGCTACAAACAGTATAAAGTTGTAAATTGAGATCAGAATAACAGGTCAATAATTATCCTGAGTCACAGCAGTGCCTGTACAAATTTGCTTGGTGTGGTTTGTGGTCCTATGCAGACAGTGTGTTGCATGTGAAACACATTTTAGTTTAGCTGACATGGTCTTTATTACTCAACTAGCCGTCAGTTATGTTCGtcaaatggaaaaaagaaaaaaaaatagatgaatAGCAGTACTTTTAGTTTTGACAACAGTTGAAAAGAGATTTCACACTTTTTaaatacttacatttttatattttaaagagttATACAGTACGTTACATTTGACACCTAGTAAAGGGGAGGATGGAGTAAGATGCCCTCTGGTGTAAGGAGTGATCACAACCGCCCTTTCAAATTTTCTTCTGATCATAGATTACATCGAATCACATGGAATCACATTTATTGCCTTTGTTCTTTGTTCCCATGCAGAAATCTGATGTTTTTTCAAATGGAAATGaaatgtaacttaaatgtaaCTTACATTGTCCCAAATACTAGTGGATatgtaaatatgaaaatatatgctCAAATATATTAACTAAACTTTTATATACACTATGTTCTATAtggttatacagtatatcagattTATCAGAGCTAAATCTTCTTGCAGAAGGATGGCACATGAATTTGTGTAGTAAAAATAAAGATTATAATGAAAATGTGTGTTCTTACTATGTTTTACTATGTAGgattacagtataaaaaaatattttaattcatttatttttttaagatgaaaTCTCACAAACCTCAGACATCagtagagatatatatatatatatatatatatatatatatatatatatatatatatatatatatatatatccttttaaCAAATCCCATCCCCCCAGTCAATCACCCACCCTGACAACAGCCGGGCTATATTGTGAACGTATACTCAACAACATCATTTAgttgtgactatattcacaatatcgCATAGTCTCTCGTACGTTTTTGTTCAccaagaataaaaattaaattcaaaatcagttactcaccctcatgttgctgcaaacccatatgacttaattCCCTGACActcaaaaggtgatgttaggcagaatgagagCTTCAGTAACAATTCACTTTAAttacatctttttcttttttctttttttctttttcttttttttgaatgaatgaatgaatgaacgttacatttatattacactcaaagcactttacacagtgaccACCAACTGAATTATTTCTCTAAGTACAGATTAAGTGTACTGTGCATCATCAAACATTTTAAACCAATGGATTCTAACATTATTTTACCTTGATCATGCTTCACATGATGATTtattcattaaatttttttttactatgtatagcccatgtttgtttacatttatcaaaagccattttctctcttttttttttttttttttttgtgtagtgAACACCACTTTGGGACCTCAAAGTGCGAGCAGAGACACAACAAACAATTCCACAGGCTTATCAAGCCTTGACATCTTCATTATATGCATGTATTTTGTCATCTTTGCTGTGGGTATCATTGGAAATGGGCTTGTCATATTTGTGACTGGCTACAAAATGAAGACAACGGTCAACTCCATTTGGTTTCTCAACTTGGCGATTGCAGACTTCATCTTCATTTTAGTCCTGATTATCAACATCTTAACTGCCTTTTACAAGAACGCTTGGCACTTTGGTGACTTAATGTGCAAGTTTGTCTCCTTTGTGGCGGTGCTAAACATGTTTGCAAGTATTTTTTTACTGACAGCTATCAGTCTGGACCGATGCCTGTGCACATGGGTGATTGTGTGGGCTCAGAATAAACGAACTCTTGTCAAAGCCAGGATTATCTGCACATTTGTGTGGTTTTTATCAATCGGCTGCAGCATTCCTTTTGTCATCTATCGCCAAGTAAAAAAAGATAATGAAATTAAATACTGCTCCTTTACAGCCAGCATAGATATCTTAAAGTCTCTGATCACGTACAGGTTTGTGGTGGGGTTCCTCATCCCCTTCCTGATCATTGCATCTTCATACATAGCTATTGGAGTGCGGGCCAAACGCCTCAAAAGAGGAAAGCAACATAGACCTTTCCGGGTCATTATAGCTGTGATCATGGCCTTTTTTATTTGCTGGTTTCCTTTCCATGTTCAACAATTGTGTTACATTAGTGCAGTGCGGAATAAATGGAGTGTTACAAATATAATTGTAATCTCAGGGAGTTTACTTACCTGCCTGGCTTATCTAAACAGCTGTTTGAACCCCATTCTTTATGTGTTCATGTGTGAGGAGTTTAAGAAAAAGCTTACACAGTCCTTGCTGATTGTGCTCGAATCGGCTTTTGCAGAAGAACATCTAGGCTTCCGATCATCTCGCTTCTCCACTTGTTCACGCCTCTCAGAGACACAAGGTGCCAAGCAAACGACACCACCATCTCCTCCACTGCCAGTGGCCAGGACAAAACCAGCCTTTAAAAACACCAGTCTCTGAGtgattggaaaacatttattcttcattttataCTGAGGTGTCAGCAATCTAAAAAGCATATCAACAAGCACTCCACTTTTGATGACTTGCTAGAAACGTAGGAAAATGTAGGTAAATGTTatggaatattttatttaatcattcagttaatccatttttgataattgaattaacatgtatgcagtatgcaatgaactaaaaatgacaatgtgtaatcaatgtactatgaataactgcattatgaatgttattcagtatgttagatatttaatcattcattcattgatttaattatcatttactcagtttaataatcaagtTGCAAATTAAAGGAAAAATGCAGCTTGAGGGAGAATTACAGCCTCTTTCTGTCAAACTTTGTATGACCCAAAGGGAGACGTGTGTGGGgatactaaaacaataatttaatgttttaataagagCAGAGCTGgtgtccaaaaaaggcagatgatataTGTGCACTATTTAGTGCTAGAAAAGAGATGAAACATGTATGTGGGCAGACATACAACTCTCCATTTTTAGGAATTTGTGTAACAAACAactgtaataagggaaatcatttaatatactaatcaaattaatgcaggaaGAAAGGATAgttagtcaatataaaatatttaaccaCATGAAGTGATAACAGTGTGTTTTATACATAGAAAAAgaaatagtcatgcttttgccatcATTGAAGCAAGCTGGATTCAAGGGTGGCCAGCTAGAAAGGAGACGGCGATGATGAAACTAGGGAGGCATAAGACGATttcattggatgaagaggccatcactcAAAGAGATAAAGGGGAACAGAAACTGTgtaaaaaaatgcatgattctgaagtgtaattttagatgctccaTGGCTTTGTAactctgtaataaaagtctatttttggaatcagaactttgcacctctgagaaatctttgactcgactgTGCTTTGATGGCTGTTGTGGGGAATCTGCCATGACAATGTAGATGGTATATGTAGATGGCCTATATGTGTCAGGTCCAcaacataatataaaaacatcttggaaataaatataaaatataatgttgCAGCTATAACACTGGTCTTAAATGATCTAAATACTATTAAAATGTATGGGTTCCAACCAAGAAGCATGATTAAATTAACTAtactatataattatatattataatgtgtTTGGTTAAAATTGATTATTAGAGTAgcacattattttaaaatctttatcCAAAAATTCTTCATAGCCAGTGGAATTTGTTTACATGGCTTTTACACgatgtcaaaataaacagcaccatAAACGTATTAcatagaccagtgtttcccaaccactgtgccgcggcacactagtgtgtcatgaaagattgtcaggtgtgctgtggaaaatgaTAAAATTCCacagaataaataaatgcataaataataataataataataataataataataataataatttgctgtggcattgcaataattaatttgcaagaacaaatctacaaattagaaaagatgCAAATGTGTTGTGTTTTCATTTCCCAGTCAGCACTCTTaccacctgtgacctcattatacaggtAAGCCACTTTCACTGCAGTGCGCTACGAGAGTTTTCACTCTAAAACCCTCCTCTTCCCTAGCACCACCTATCAAGATCTTCTTCATGGGggattgtatgtatgtatttctACTTGTGTAGCATCAGCATGTCTTTCATGCTTGACAAAGCATGTCCATGTgtttagcagtagcaagtctcgtACTTGCTCTACAGAAGTGTAGAAGATCTAGTCCTTCAAGACCAAACCTACTAAATTGTCACATCCATTATAGTTCTTAAAACTATTCCGAGAGATGAACTGAAATAATACACCatttgctgtgaataaaataGAGGTGTAAAAtttgtgaaagacagaaaaaaaaaattgaaatgtgaATCTAAAGAAATGTTGAAATGTGGGTTCCTGATGGGACACAGGCAAAAACAAGGCAAcaattcatttataaatatatattattatgcatGTATTCAATTAATTAGAAATTACCTATATGTACATATGCAATATATAGTTTTAAGTATTCCCAAATGGCACAATTAATGCACAAATGGTGAATtaagcaaaaacaatgtcaggGGTGGAAATAATGGAAAGATGATGGGAAAGAGCCCTGTCATCTTGTTTTCCCAATTTATTACAGCACCTGCAAAATCTACTCGTTTATTAATTGTTTTGCGCATGTACTTCTTTAATCTTACTTAACTTTCACACAATAGACACATTTAGATTCGagattgattaaaaaataaaaaacatgtgcaTGCACAAGTgtctgactgacaagtttctgaAAATTAAACTGAAGATGCTGCAGATCGCAGAAGACCTACCACTTCGCTAGTATTCATGTTTCATTCACATGTTGCATTTGTGAGCTTTGATGATGATTAAATTCCACTTCACAAAGAGTGCAAATGACTGCATATTTACCATTTTTCGCGCACGCgcgcgagtgagtgagtgagtgagtgaacaagagagcgagagagagatcaAAGGGAGGGAAGGAGCAGCGCTGctctgagatcaaatttttagAACATTGCAGAATTAACAGAATCATTTtttatgtcaaattaaatatatgcatttctacgccattaaaaataatagttttaaactacttatttacttgATTGCATGATTTTAAATCCCTCACTCACCCcactccactctctctctctttcatacaaGGGGAAACAGCTACAAATTGTTCATGCAAAGAGGTTGTTGTGGGCTTTCATAACGCACACCTGAAGAGAGAAGGAAGGAAAACAAGGAAGACAGAAAATGGGTAAGAATCTATGCAATATTCTAATGGCTGGCAATATTTGATATGCTTATCAAACACATTTTATGATGCAGAAAATGAATAACTGTATTAGAAACAGTCAGTGCACACTGCTACATAAGAACTGTACCACTGGTGTGAGGGGGGCATTTTATCAATCAGTATAACTGGGCAAAAATTTGTTTATCACTTAAGAAAAAGTCAGGCGTTTGTTTTTCCCTCACTCttttatttgtgtgttattatCTAGCATTCTTCAGAATCTAAACTTGGATCAAGATTGAGCAGCATGACCACTTAAGTTAAAAGCATGGTCTCTAATAGACATTTAACAGATATGGACATCCAATTGAAATTTCTCAGTATGAACTGctttaaaagaaaaattacaaacaATATGCAGTATGTAATAATGTAGTATTCAGTGACTAGTAAAACACATGCAGTGTAATTCAGTGGATGAAATTTGCAATTATACTCTCTAATCATGCAGCAATACTGTGGGGGAGCATTTGCTTAAATGCAAAATAGGCTACAAACAGTATAAAGTTGTAAATTGAGATCAGAATAACAGGTCAATAATTATCCTGAGTCACAGCAGTGCCTGTACAAATTTGCTTTGTGTGGTTTGTGGTCCTATGCAGACAATGCGTTGCATGTGAAACACATTTTAGTTTAGCTGACATGGTCTTTATTACTCAAACTAACCATCACTTATGCTCTATACTCCacttaatggggggggggggggttagatgAATAGCAGTATTTTTAGTTTTGACAACAGTTGAAAAGAGATTTCACACTTTTTaaatacttacatttttatattttaaagagttATACAGTACGTTACATTTGACACCTAGTAAAGGGGAGGATGGAGTAAGATGCCCTTTGGTGTAAGGAGTAATCACAACCGCCCTTTCAAATTTTCTTCTGATCATAGATTACATCGAATCACATCTCATCACATTTATTGCCTCTGTTCTTTGTTCCCATGCAGAAATCTGATGTTTTTTCAAATGGAAATATGTAACTTAAATGTAACTTACATTGTCCCAAATACTAGTGGATatgtaaatatgaaaatatatgctCAAATATATTAACTAAACTTTTATATACACTATGTTCTATAtggttatacagtatatcagattTATCAGAGCTAAATCTTCTTGCAGAAGGATGGCACATGAATTTGTGTAGTAAAAATAAAGATTATAATGAAAAGTTGTGTTCTTAATAGTTTTATGTAggattacagtatatatatatatatatatatatatatatatatatatatatatatatatatatatatatattattattattattattattattattatttattttttattttatttttttcaatacaaagttccatcaaattgaaattattcatctttaacaaaataaaataaaaagaaaactagacagttttattaatttaatttcaaaattacaCAGTTCCGTTATAGTGTGGGGAAgggcaggacccaaaagcagaagGAATAATTCAATTGGAGTTATTATTCAACAGAAAGAGTTCTTTTATAAACAAAGTCAAGCCCAGACGATCGGTTTCTCGTGACACTTAGGCAGAAgagaggaatcctcctccacggGAAAACTGGGCAAATGATCACAGGCAAAGGCGATCTAGAGGGAAACCAACCAACACACGAGCCCGCTCCAACAACACAATGAGCACAGTTAATAATTGGCAGCAAACAATACCTTCACCTAGACAGTGACTAACACCACAGTAACAGTCACAGTGATCCGACATCGGACATGACACAGGCAGGGGTTTAAATAAGAGAAACAAACACGGGGCAGGTGTCGCTCACAGCTGAAGGTAGTAataatcagtgttcccatggaaacaatcagaggtcccgattcagcatgccagcgacccctgaaacacaaaaggtgatgttataCAGAATGAGAGCCTCagtaacaattcattttaattgcatctgtttcttttttttttttttttttttttttgggtgaactatttctctAAGTACAGATTAAGTGTACTGTGCATCATCAAACATTTTAAACCAATGGATTCTAACATTATTTTACCTTGAGCATGCTTTACatgatgatttatttatttgtatgtttttactATATTGTGGCAGGGCGGGTCATgccacgagagggataaaggcctcCGGAGGTGGCGGTCTCTCTCTTGAACCGCCGCCTCcggtcggctttatccctctcgaggcatgatcagcctgattagggacCACAGCATCACGGCCCGGACCCGCCctgccacatatatatatagcccatgtttgtttacatttatcaaaagccattttctctctttttttttttctgtgtagtgAACACCACTTTGGGACCTCAAAATGCGAGCAGAGACACAACATACAATTTCACAGGCTTATCAAGCCTTGACATCTTCATTATATGCATGTATTTTGTCATCTTTGCTGTGGGTATCATTGGAAATGGGCTTGTCATATTTGTGACTGGCTACAAAATGAAGACAACGGTCAACTCCATTTGGTTTCTCAACTTGGCGATTGCAGACTTCATCTTCATTTTAGTCCTGATTATCAACATCTTAATTGCCTTTTACAAGAACGCTTGGCACTTTGGTGACGTAATGTGCAAGTTTATCTCATTTGTGGCGGTGCTAAACATGTTTGCAAGTATTTTTTTACTGACAGCTATCAGTCTGGACCGATGCCTGTGCACATGGGTGATTGTGTGGGCTCAGAATAAACGAACTCTTGTCAAAGCCAGGATTATCTGCACATTTGTGTGGTTTTTATCAATCGGCTGCAGCATCCCTTTTGTCATCTATCGCCAAGTAAAAAAAGATAATGAAATTAAATACTGCTCCTTTACAGCCAGCACAGATATCTTAAAGTCTCTGATCACGTACAGGTTTGTGGTGGGGTTCCTCATCCCCTTCCTGATCATTGTATCTTCATACATAGCTATTGGAGTGCGGGCCAAACGCCTCAAAAGAGGAAAGCAACATAGACCTTTCTGGATCATTATAGCTGTGATCATGGCCTTTTTTATTTGCTGGTTTCCTTTCCATGTTCAACAATTGTGTTACATTAGTGCAGTGCGGAATAAATGGAGTGTTACAAATATAATTGAAAACTCAGGGAGTTTACTTACCTGCCTGGCTTATCTAAACAGCTGTCTGAACCCCATTCTTTATGTGTTCATGTGTGAGGAGTATAAGAAGAAGCTTAAACAGTCCTTGCTGCTGGTGCTCGAATCGGCTTTTGCAGAAGAACAACTAGGCTTCCGATTAGCTCGCTTCTCCACTTGTTCACGCCTCTCAGAGACACAAGGTGCCAAGCAAACGACACCACCATCTCCTCCACTGCCAGTGGCCAGGACAAAACCAGCCTTTAAAAACACCAGTCTCTGAGtgattggaaaacatttattcttcattttataCTGAGGTGTCAGCAATCTAAAAAGCATATCAACAAGCACTCCACTTTTGATGCCTTGCTAGAAACTAGAAACATAAGcaattgacttgagacttgactcaaATTTGAAACTCACAAACATCACACACAGGTTTTTATGGCTACAGGGATGTTCTCTTAATGTTGAGATACTGTTTAGATACAAGGGGGTGTGGATATTTTCTCATGTTCTAGGAAATCATGagaaataatatatttgtaattacacatgaaataaattaaaaaaaatagtattgacTTAGATTTGGCCTTAAACGGCTTGTGAGTAGATTTGGACTCGTGACAAAAGACATAACACTTGTCTTGGACTCCAAACTGGAAACtcgtaaacaaaaaatattttaatctacAAGGAGAAAAATTTTCTTTAAACACTAATATACTGTTTAGAAATGAGGGGGGCTCTCATGCACGCTTATTCCTGTAAAAATGAGTGGCCATTTGTTCACTTTATCCAGGAAACCCCttgaaacaatacattttagtaaCACAGTCAAAAGTGTTACTAAAAGAGATTTAAGCCTTGACTTGGACTCATGGCAAAGACTAAGACTTGActttgactctgcatattaatatGGGGTAGGAGGAGTATCCtaccatttattgtattttttgcacCATttcgttacattttttttttctcattgtctTGTTTTACACAACCACCATGTGACTTTGTAATACTGTCATTTCAGTGCTTGTTACTGTCTTTTGAGGAAACATTTTGTCTGCAGTCTTCCACAACTTTATGATTATAAAGACCATTTTTATGTCTTTTCTTTATTAAGCATAAAACATCTACAGTACCTTATATCTACAGTTAACTTCggcaaatgtaaataatatgaaATGTAGGTAAATATAGATGGTATATGTGTAATGTTTCCCAACGTAACATAAAAACATCttggaaataaatataaaatataatgttgCAGCTATGACACTGGTCTCCTTAAATGGTCTAAATACTATTAAAACTTATTGCTTCCAAGCAAGATTTGCAGTGGCAGTAAAAAGGTTGGAAAACACTGACATATGCAATcctctggagcaacctggaataaaatattttgttcaagGGTAGGCTGCTTCTGGAAGGGATTacaccaacaaccttctgcttacctgcTTTTGGCCTAAACCATcacactacactgtaaaaaatgtctgtaattttaacggtaaaagactgtaaaatgcAACAGGAAAAAAACGTTacttgattaacgagtattaacagTCAAATATACAGCAAAaaagtttaatatatttaaaaagacaatacagcatttttttttttgtaatgtgggtgtcatggagtggaagagaggagacgcaggagtagaatctttaaatccttt
Proteins encoded in this window:
- the LOC127429856 gene encoding C3a anaphylatoxin chemotactic receptor-like isoform X1, whose product is MVNTTLGPQSASRDTTNNSTGLSSLDIFIICMYFVIFAVGIIGNGLVIFVTGYKMKTTVNSIWFLNLAIADFIFILVLIINILTAFYKNAWHFGDLMCKFVSFVAVLNMFASIFLLTAISLDRCLCTWVIVWAQNKRTLVKARIICTFVWFLSIGCSIPFVIYRQVKKDNEIKYCSFTASIDILKSLITYRFVVGFLIPFLIIASSYIAIGVRAKRLKRGKQHRPFRVIIAVIMAFFICWFPFHVQQLCYISAVRNKWSVTNIIVISGSLLTCLAYLNSCLNPILYVFMCEEFKKKLTQSLLIVLESAFAEEHLGFRSSRFSTCSRLSETQGAKQTTPPSPPLPVARTKPAFKNTSL
- the LOC127429856 gene encoding C3a anaphylatoxin chemotactic receptor-like isoform X2, yielding MVNTTLGPQNASRDTTYNFTGLSSLDIFIICMYFVIFAVGIIGNGLVIFVTGYKMKTTVNSIWFLNLAIADFIFILVLIINILIAFYKNAWHFGDVMCKFISFVAVLNMFASIFLLTAISLDRCLCTWVIVWAQNKRTLVKARIICTFVWFLSIGCSIPFVIYRQVKKDNEIKYCSFTASTDILKSLITYRFVVGFLIPFLIIVSSYIAIGVRAKRLKRGKQHRPFWIIIAVIMAFFICWFPFHVQQLCYISAVRNKWSVTNIIENSGSLLTCLAYLNSCLNPILYVFMCEEYKKKLKQSLLLVLESAFAEEQLGFRLARFSTCSRLSETQGAKQTTPPSPPLPVARTKPAFKNTSL